The sequence below is a genomic window from Rhodothermales bacterium.
TCGCCTTCACGTGGTGTATCGCGCTGTTTTGCGCCGGCACCCTCGTCGTCGTCTTTTCCCCGGACTTTCCGACCATGCTGATCGGGCGCGCCCTCCAGGGCAGCGGCGTCTCCGGCATCGTGCCGATCACGGGCGCCGTCATCGGCGATCTCTTTCCCGCCGAGCGGCGCGGGCGCATGCTCGGCGTGGTGGGGGCCGTCTTCGGACTCGCCTTCATTATCGGGCCTATCGTGAGCGGCATCATGCTCAAGTGGCTCGCGTGGCGCTGGTTGTTCGTCATCACGCTGCCGATGGCGCTGTATGTAGGCATCGCCGGCGTCCGCCGCCTCCCGAACGAACGCCGCGCGTCCGCGGGCCGGCTGGACTGGCCCGGTGTGGTCGCGCTCGGATTGGCGATGGCCTCCCTCACGTACGCGATCAACCAGATCGACGCCGAACACACGCTGCGCAGCCTGGGCTCGGCCCATGTCGGGCCCTTTCTGCTCGCGGCGATCGTCCTGATGGCGCTGTTTGTGCAGATCGAGCGGCGGGGAGCGCACCCGTTTCTGCGGCTGCAACTGTTTCGCTCGCGGCAGGTGGTGATCGCCTGCCTCGTCGCCGTCGGTTCGGGTGCGACGGAGGCGGTCTTTGTCTTTTTGCCCAGCTTTGCCGTCGTGCTCTACGGGGTAGCCGATCGGACGGCCTCGTTCATGCTGCTGCCCCTCGTGGGCGCGCTGGCGATCGGGTCGCCGCTCGGCGGCCGGCTCATCGATCGGATCGGCTCCCGCACCATCGTGCTCGCCGGCACCGCGCTCACGGCGCTGGGGCTCGCGGTTATGGGGTGGGCGCAGGGAGACCGGCTGGTATTCTACGCCGGCGAAGTGCTGATCGGCTTCGGTCTGGCGGCGCTGCTCGGGTCGGCGCTGAGTTATATCCTGCTCAACGAGGCGATGGCGACGGAGCGGACGGTGGCGCAGGGCATGGTCCGCCTCTTTAAAGCCGCCGGCCGGCTCACCGGGGGCGCCTTGATCGGGGCCGTAGCGGCGTCGTCCGGGGGTGGTGCGGAAGGATACACCCAGTCGTTTGCTGTTATTGCATTCTGGATGGGCGCCATGCACCTGCTCGCCTACGGATTGCAGCGGGTGGGGGACGAGCGCGCGCTGTTCGAGCGGATGAACTGACGCTCGCACCCGCCGACTGGATTGCGTATCTTTGAGGGTTACGAATTCATCCTGCCTTGTTATGCTTCGATCCGTCCTGCTCAACCTGTGCGTGACCGCCGCGCTCGCCGGCTTCATGCCCCTTTCCGGGTGCCAGGAGGATCCGGTGCCCCCCGCGGCGGCTACCCCGCCGCCGACGTCGCCGCCGGCCGTCTCGGACGAAGCAACCGAGACGATGGAGCGGCTTCGGCGCCATCCGGCCATGCAGGAAGCCTTTCAGACGGTCCTCGACATCGAGCCGCGCACGCTCGCGGATCACATCACGTTGACGGAGATCCCGGCGCCCCCGTTCGGTGAGGGGCCGCGCGCCGAGGTCTTCGCCGGCATGCTCGCCGCGTCCGGCGCCGATTCGGTCTGGATCGACCCGGTCGGCAACGTGATCGCCCGGATCGACGGCCGGGAGCGCGCGCGAACCATCGCCTTTGGCGCCCATCTCGATACGGTGTTTCCCGCCGGCACCGACGTACGGGTACGCATGCAGGGCGACACCCTCTACGCCCCGGGCATCGGTGACGACACCCGGGGGCTGGCCGTGCTCCTGGCGATGATGCGCACCGTCGAA
It includes:
- a CDS encoding MFS transporter; translation: MTEARKTIPILLLGVLIAALDIAILGPALRAIGASFGLDERGVAWVFIVFSLFNQLGNPLMSGLSDTYGRRLAFTWCIALFCAGTLVVVFSPDFPTMLIGRALQGSGVSGIVPITGAVIGDLFPAERRGRMLGVVGAVFGLAFIIGPIVSGIMLKWLAWRWLFVITLPMALYVGIAGVRRLPNERRASAGRLDWPGVVALGLAMASLTYAINQIDAEHTLRSLGSAHVGPFLLAAIVLMALFVQIERRGAHPFLRLQLFRSRQVVIACLVAVGSGATEAVFVFLPSFAVVLYGVADRTASFMLLPLVGALAIGSPLGGRLIDRIGSRTIVLAGTALTALGLAVMGWAQGDRLVFYAGEVLIGFGLAALLGSALSYILLNEAMATERTVAQGMVRLFKAAGRLTGGALIGAVAASSGGGAEGYTQSFAVIAFWMGAMHLLAYGLQRVGDERALFERMN